A window of the Lolium perenne isolate Kyuss_39 chromosome 7, Kyuss_2.0, whole genome shotgun sequence genome harbors these coding sequences:
- the LOC127316987 gene encoding uncharacterized protein: MSGPPVFSMSQAGNPTHTLQGQQTSMIGHGHSSQQGVYVMDSSFNQGIYANKQISFAERVNMTQLNKRMADDSSSAVLRCQRLGCKEVAEGQTVFCKNHRVGQHCQVVGCPHILPDGIALCMSHGGGHPYSEPGPSAVPFTKSEGSAKYEGDGGFRVMENAGNVIGSTGVDNPDGEVVMCNYQGCSKRSQGNTVYCKVHSGGSKACMVQGCPKGAHGGTPLCIGHGGGKRCSVTGCSNAACGSSQGRTDCCVRHGGGKRCKHDGCGKGAQGNTDFCIAHGGGRRCKFEGCGKSAQGRSDFCIKHGGGRRCKFEGCSASSKWGMDFCSTHRKSMSNGSASADGVLPAPQPKRRAKKTAGKKTKKAKSTVEPAGVSENVIVPDIPAAGVSENINMSAMPANDTPETGIIHVTAASSDHPKSPESATMKQHSAVVRQQPLQSEPPSGLAASTEGVPAVGNHVLFGL; encoded by the exons ATGTCTGGTCCACCTGTTTTTTCTATGTCACAGGCAGGCAATCCAACTCATACCCTGCAAG GGCAACAGACCTCAATGATTGGACATGGCCATTCTTCTCAGCAAGGG GTATATGTCATGGATTCTTCTTTTAACCAAG GTATATATGCTAATAAACAAATCAGCTTCGCAGAGCGTGTCAATATGACGCAGTTAAAT AAGCGTATGGCGGATGATTCTTCTTCTG CCGTTCTACGCTGCCAGAGACTCGGGTGTAAAGAAGTTGCTGAAGGGCAGACAGTGTTCTGCAAAAATCACCGTGTAGGCCAACATTGTCAGGTGGTTGGCTGTCCTCATATCCTACCAGATGGCATAGCTTTGTGCATGTCCCATGGTGGAGGCCACCCGTATAGTGAACCTGGTCCCAGTGCAGTACCATTCACTAAATCAGAAGGTTCAGCCAAGTATGAAGGAGATGGGGGATTTAGAGTGATGGAAAATGCTGGAAATGTTATCGGCAGCACAGGCGTCGATAATCCTGATGGTGAAGTTGTGATGTGCAATTACCAAGGATGCAGCAAGCGATCCCAGGGAAATACAGTGTACTGCAAGGTCCACAGCGGTGGTTCAAAGGCATGTATGGTTCAAGGTTGTCCCAAGGGTGCACATGGAGGCACACCTCTGTGCATTGGTCATGGAGGAGGCAAACGCTGTTCAGTCACTGGATGTTCCAACGCTGCATGTGGAAGCAGTCAAGGCCGCACTGACTGCTGCGTGAGGCATGGTGGTGGCAAGAGGTGTAAACATGATGGATGTGGAAAAGGTGCTCAAGGAAACACAGATTTTTGCATTGCACATGGTGGAGGGAGGCGTTGCAAGTTTGAAGGGTGCGGAAAGAGTGCACAAGGGCGGAGTGATTTCTGCATCAAGCATGGTGGCGGTAGACGTTGCAAGTTTGAAGGATGTAGTGCAAGCTCAAAATGGGGGATGGATTTCTGCTCTACACATAGAAAGAGCATGTCAAATGGCAGCGCTTCTGCTGATGGAGTGCTTCCAGCACCACAGCCGAAACGTCGGGCCAAGAAGACCGCAGGCAAGAAAACCAAGAAGGCAAAGAGCACGGTTGAGCCAGCTGGTGTCTCTGAGAATGTTATCGTGCCTGACATACCTGCAGCTGGTGTCTCTGAGAATATTAACATGTCTGCCATGCCTGCAAATGACACACCCGAGACAGGCATTATTCATGTCACCGCTGCCAGTTCGGACCATCCGAAATCACCTGAGAGCGCGACGATGAAGCAGCACTCTGCTGTAGTGCGTCAACAACCGCTTCAGTCTGAGCCTCCATCTGGATTGGCTGCTTCAACAGAGGGTGTGCCAGCAGTAGGAAATCATGTATTATTTGGTTTATAG